In Geoalkalibacter sp., the genomic window ATGTGCAGGTGAGCTTTCAGGCACCCTCGGCTTAACCCTTGCGGAGAGGATTAAAGGATTTGCCGCTTGGGCTCGGCATGCTATAACTCAGGTCATCGGCATTTCGCGGATTCTTCCTCCGCAAACTTTCTTCCGAACGAGGCCGACATGGGCGTGCCCTGGGAAGTCACACCGCAAAAAGTTCAGGCCGCCGTGGACCGGATTGTCGAAACGGCCCGCCCGCGCCGGATCATTCTCTTTGGTTCCTATGTGCGGGGACAAATGCACCGGGACAGCGACCTGGACATCCTGGTGATCGCCGACGACCCCGTGGACAACCCTCGCCAGGAA contains:
- a CDS encoding nucleotidyltransferase domain-containing protein, with protein sequence MGVPWEVTPQKVQAAVDRIVETARPRRIILFGSYVRGQMHRDSDLDILVIADDPVDNPRQE